One Dysidea avara chromosome 7, odDysAvar1.4, whole genome shotgun sequence genomic region harbors:
- the LOC136261173 gene encoding uncharacterized protein encodes MSSQEFVCSLRYWLGVPLFSATSPVRCPCGSVVDQFGDHLLGCGHGPIRIRRHDALCDVIYHALLQDNTGCRKEQRCAGSRLDRPGDVFHPDFVLGKPAYFDVTVRCPLQESLLGRSAVSAGVAAAKGEEDKDAHHDELVQAAGGVFVPLVVESLGLWSAASRRRTTTRIYDVGYFRLKDKWQLLDELKSKLEDVLQLKRLSMSRCNSCSPGGVLMCLKHLVSSAKSKASLSVIELGRSFINMIKRSGPRILPWGTPDSTDKRSE; translated from the exons ATGTCCTCACAGGAGTTTGTATGTTCTCTTCGATACTGGCTTGGTGTCCCTCTCTTTTCTGCCACTTCTCCAGTTCGCTGCCCATGTGGTAGTGTTGTTGAtcaatttggtgatcatctgcttgGCTGTGGACATGGACCCATACGTATACGTAGGCACGATGCTTTATGTGATGTAATATATCATGCTTTACTTCAGGACAACACTGGTTGCCGTAAAGAGCAACGGTGTGCTGGTTCCCGATTGGATCGcccgggtgatgtttttcaccctgactttgtGCTTGGGAAGCCTGCGTACTTCGATGTTACTGTACGTTGTCCATTACAAGAATCTCTGTTGGGTCGGTCTGCAGTTTCAgcaggtgtggctgctgctaagggagaagaagataaggatgctcaccatgatgagcttgtacaggctgctggaggtgtttttgtccccctggtggttgagtccttgggcttgtggtctgctgctagtcGTCGCAGGACAACCACCAGAA TATATGATGTAGGATACTTCCGGTTAAAAGATAAATGGCAGCTTTTAGATGAGTTAAAATCTAAATTAGAGGATGTACTCCAGCTAAAGAGGTTGTCAATGTCACGTTGTAACAGTTGTTCGCCAGGAGGTGTCTTAATGTGCCTGAAACatttggtgtcatctgcaaagagtAAAGCCTCACTGTCAGTAATAGAATTAGGTAGATCATTCATAAACATGATAAAGAGAAGTGGACCGAGAATACTTCCCTGGGGTACCCCAGATTCAACAGATAAAAGATCAGAGTAA